CACCAACTAGTTTGGATTGTAGGGTTTTCATTGTTGGGAATTATAAggttgatactttacttgttaATTACGAAAAGGTTTGGACTCGCTTCCCATGCACATTCTACTACAAGATATCAATGTTCACGAGTTGCTGTAATGATTTCTTTTACTGTGTGGATTATGATGGGGGAGTCATGGAATTCAATGTCAAATTTTCCTCTTGGAAGAGCTTTAAGAAGGAGAGCAAACTACGACTGCGGATTTCATCTGTGTTCGGATTCAATGGAAAAATCTATGCTTGTAAGAAAGAGAGGTCTGTTGTGAAAGTTTATAGGTTGGAATTGCAGGGAGAGTTTGTTGCTTGGGAGGAGGTAGAGGTGAATGAGATGGGCAGTGATGTGAGCATATTCTTTAGTCCATATGGATGCTGTGCTGTTTCAGGCTTGAATGCAGGATTACAGAAGAAGATTGTGGTTGCCATGGATGATCCTACGAGTAGGTGTTTGATCGGTGATGGTAGACAATTTAATACTCCAAACTTTGGCTGGATTTATACTCCAATTTGGATTGAAAGGGCATGTTAGTTAGTAGATTCTTTTATTTAGTATTTGATGTAGTAGATTTTAGCCTATAAATGATGGGCTTTCCATTAGATCGatcaattatttattattgaatGTAGTAGATTTTGTGATATTATGAAGTGGCTTCAatattctatttttcttttctttttttagcgaggattcttaatttcttataaTCTCTTTTATGTTATGTTTtggccaaaaaaaatagaatgacgTGATGATAATA
This genomic stretch from Tripterygium wilfordii isolate XIE 37 chromosome 22, ASM1340144v1, whole genome shotgun sequence harbors:
- the LOC119990653 gene encoding F-box/kelch-repeat protein At3g18720-like gives rise to the protein MMADGLMGLASELWSGVSFFQRHRTDNKWETRVEHKRSSCWKNTSQLVFQNQQLNSRFFLEVMGRLFVSSNDNNKESFTKPPLLFLLRELNGENKHGFLDIEQGTVETVKIEELDFETDCLASAHGWLLMRSKPTESLFFFNPLKKSRIDLPRRSSMITAASFSAPPTSLDCRVFIVGNYKVDTLLVNYEKVWTRFPCTFYYKISMFTSCCNDFFYCVDYDGGVMEFNVKFSSWKSFKKESKLRLRISSVFGFNGKIYACKKERSVVKVYRLELQGEFVAWEEVEVNEMGSDVSIFFSPYGCCAVSGLNAGLQKKIVVAMDDPTSRCLIGDGRQFNTPNFGWIYTPIWIERAC